Proteins found in one Miscanthus floridulus cultivar M001 chromosome 4, ASM1932011v1, whole genome shotgun sequence genomic segment:
- the LOC136552966 gene encoding ABSCISIC ACID-INSENSITIVE 5-like protein 3 isoform X1, whose product MGVQTMSSHSHGDDGRRGLPRQGSVYGLTLTEVETQLGEPLRTMNLDDLLRTVLPAAAGQPPAVKKTVGEVWRDIQSAGGGGRQPSMGEMTLEDFLSRAGVAVDAAPHWMHQYPPQQQYALPRPLPLGAAAPGPAAAYCDRPVGVFLSHSHSHSQVAGRKRGAAAAGDGDGVVERTVERRQKRMIKNRESAARSRARKQVGFHFHFHHSTSNRIENVLGAYTNELENKIARLEEENERLRKLKPDETKKMEPNEEHVHSLDSSIHPQFHSKNAGTTGATTGAGRAAAIAATGEEAAATPPPPPANEFCQFLMRRPWAGRPYMFIVKLSRASN is encoded by the exons ATGGGAGTTCAGACAATGTCGTCCCACTCCCACGGCGACGATGGCCGCCGCGGCCTCCCGCGGCAGGGCTCCGTTTACGGCCTCACGCTCACCGAGGTGGAGACGCAGCTGGGCGAGCCACTGCGGACCATGAACCTGGACGACCTCCTGCGCACCGTGCTCCCCGCCGCCGCGGGCCAGCCCCCGGCGGTCAAGAAGACGGTGGGCGAGGTGTGGCGCGACATCCAGAGCGCCGGGGGCGGAGGCCGCCAGCCCTCCATGGGCGAGATGACGCTCGAGGACTTCCTCTCCCGCGCCGGcgtcgccgtcgacgccgcccCCCATTGGATGCACCAGTACCCGCCGCAGCAGCAGTACGCGCTGCCGCGGCCCCTGCCGCTCGGCGCCGCCGCCCCCGGCCCGGCCGCCGCGTACTGCGACCGCCCGGTGGGGGTTTTCCTCTCGCACTCGCACTCGCACTCGCAGGTGGCCGGCCGGaagcgcggcgcggcggcggctggggaCGGGGACGGCGTCGTGGAGAGGACGGTGGAGCGGCGGCAGAAGCGCATGATCAAGAACCGCGAGTCCGCGGCGAGGTCCCGGGCCAGGAAGCAGGTGGGGTTCCATTTCCACTTCCACCATTCCACATCCAATAGAATAGAGAATGTTTTAGGA GCGTACACCAACGAGCTGGAGAACAAGATCGCCCggctggaggaggagaacgagcgTCTCAGGAAGCTCAAG CCTGATGAGACAAAAAAAATGGAGCCCAATGAAGAGCATGTGCATTCCTTGGATAGCTCCATCCATCCACAGTTCCATTCCAAGA ATGCTGGAACCACTGGAGCCACCACCGGAGCAGGACGAGCGGCTGCCATTGCCGCAACCGGAGAGGAAGCAGCAgctacaccaccaccacctccggcgAACGAATTCTGCCAGTTTCTGATGAGGAGACCATGGGCCGGGAGGCCATATATGTTCATAGTGAAGCTCTCAAGGGCGTCTAATTAA
- the LOC136552966 gene encoding ABSCISIC ACID-INSENSITIVE 5-like protein 3 isoform X2 codes for MGVQTMSSHSHGDDGRRGLPRQGSVYGLTLTEVETQLGEPLRTMNLDDLLRTVLPAAAGQPPAVKKTVGEVWRDIQSAGGGGRQPSMGEMTLEDFLSRAGVAVDAAPHWMHQYPPQQQYALPRPLPLGAAAPGPAAAYCDRPVGVFLSHSHSHSQVAGRKRGAAAAGDGDGVVERTVERRQKRMIKNRESAARSRARKQAYTNELENKIARLEEENERLRKLKPDETKKMEPNEEHVHSLDSSIHPQFHSKNAGTTGATTGAGRAAAIAATGEEAAATPPPPPANEFCQFLMRRPWAGRPYMFIVKLSRASN; via the exons ATGGGAGTTCAGACAATGTCGTCCCACTCCCACGGCGACGATGGCCGCCGCGGCCTCCCGCGGCAGGGCTCCGTTTACGGCCTCACGCTCACCGAGGTGGAGACGCAGCTGGGCGAGCCACTGCGGACCATGAACCTGGACGACCTCCTGCGCACCGTGCTCCCCGCCGCCGCGGGCCAGCCCCCGGCGGTCAAGAAGACGGTGGGCGAGGTGTGGCGCGACATCCAGAGCGCCGGGGGCGGAGGCCGCCAGCCCTCCATGGGCGAGATGACGCTCGAGGACTTCCTCTCCCGCGCCGGcgtcgccgtcgacgccgcccCCCATTGGATGCACCAGTACCCGCCGCAGCAGCAGTACGCGCTGCCGCGGCCCCTGCCGCTCGGCGCCGCCGCCCCCGGCCCGGCCGCCGCGTACTGCGACCGCCCGGTGGGGGTTTTCCTCTCGCACTCGCACTCGCACTCGCAGGTGGCCGGCCGGaagcgcggcgcggcggcggctggggaCGGGGACGGCGTCGTGGAGAGGACGGTGGAGCGGCGGCAGAAGCGCATGATCAAGAACCGCGAGTCCGCGGCGAGGTCCCGGGCCAGGAAGCAG GCGTACACCAACGAGCTGGAGAACAAGATCGCCCggctggaggaggagaacgagcgTCTCAGGAAGCTCAAG CCTGATGAGACAAAAAAAATGGAGCCCAATGAAGAGCATGTGCATTCCTTGGATAGCTCCATCCATCCACAGTTCCATTCCAAGA ATGCTGGAACCACTGGAGCCACCACCGGAGCAGGACGAGCGGCTGCCATTGCCGCAACCGGAGAGGAAGCAGCAgctacaccaccaccacctccggcgAACGAATTCTGCCAGTTTCTGATGAGGAGACCATGGGCCGGGAGGCCATATATGTTCATAGTGAAGCTCTCAAGGGCGTCTAATTAA
- the LOC136552966 gene encoding ABSCISIC ACID-INSENSITIVE 5-like protein 3 isoform X3, which yields MGVQTMSSHSHGDDGRRGLPRQGSVYGLTLTEVETQLGEPLRTMNLDDLLRTVLPAAAGQPPAVKKTVGEVWRDIQSAGGGGRQPSMGEMTLEDFLSRAGVAVDAAPHWMHQYPPQQQYALPRPLPLGAAAPGPAAAYCDRPVGVFLSHSHSHSQVAGRKRGAAAAGDGDGVVERTVERRQKRMIKNRESAARSRARKQVGFHFHFHHSTSNRIENVLGAYTNELENKIARLEEENERLRKLKMLEPLEPPPEQDERLPLPQPERKQQLHHHHLRRTNSASF from the exons ATGGGAGTTCAGACAATGTCGTCCCACTCCCACGGCGACGATGGCCGCCGCGGCCTCCCGCGGCAGGGCTCCGTTTACGGCCTCACGCTCACCGAGGTGGAGACGCAGCTGGGCGAGCCACTGCGGACCATGAACCTGGACGACCTCCTGCGCACCGTGCTCCCCGCCGCCGCGGGCCAGCCCCCGGCGGTCAAGAAGACGGTGGGCGAGGTGTGGCGCGACATCCAGAGCGCCGGGGGCGGAGGCCGCCAGCCCTCCATGGGCGAGATGACGCTCGAGGACTTCCTCTCCCGCGCCGGcgtcgccgtcgacgccgcccCCCATTGGATGCACCAGTACCCGCCGCAGCAGCAGTACGCGCTGCCGCGGCCCCTGCCGCTCGGCGCCGCCGCCCCCGGCCCGGCCGCCGCGTACTGCGACCGCCCGGTGGGGGTTTTCCTCTCGCACTCGCACTCGCACTCGCAGGTGGCCGGCCGGaagcgcggcgcggcggcggctggggaCGGGGACGGCGTCGTGGAGAGGACGGTGGAGCGGCGGCAGAAGCGCATGATCAAGAACCGCGAGTCCGCGGCGAGGTCCCGGGCCAGGAAGCAGGTGGGGTTCCATTTCCACTTCCACCATTCCACATCCAATAGAATAGAGAATGTTTTAGGA GCGTACACCAACGAGCTGGAGAACAAGATCGCCCggctggaggaggagaacgagcgTCTCAGGAAGCTCAAG ATGCTGGAACCACTGGAGCCACCACCGGAGCAGGACGAGCGGCTGCCATTGCCGCAACCGGAGAGGAAGCAGCAgctacaccaccaccacctccggcgAACGAATTCTGCCAGTTTCTGA
- the LOC136552966 gene encoding ABSCISIC ACID-INSENSITIVE 5-like protein 3 isoform X4, with translation MGVQTMSSHSHGDDGRRGLPRQGSVYGLTLTEVETQLGEPLRTMNLDDLLRTVLPAAAGQPPAVKKTVGEVWRDIQSAGGGGRQPSMGEMTLEDFLSRAGVAVDAAPHWMHQYPPQQQYALPRPLPLGAAAPGPAAAYCDRPVGVFLSHSHSHSQVAGRKRGAAAAGDGDGVVERTVERRQKRMIKNRESAARSRARKQAYTNELENKIARLEEENERLRKLKMLEPLEPPPEQDERLPLPQPERKQQLHHHHLRRTNSASF, from the exons ATGGGAGTTCAGACAATGTCGTCCCACTCCCACGGCGACGATGGCCGCCGCGGCCTCCCGCGGCAGGGCTCCGTTTACGGCCTCACGCTCACCGAGGTGGAGACGCAGCTGGGCGAGCCACTGCGGACCATGAACCTGGACGACCTCCTGCGCACCGTGCTCCCCGCCGCCGCGGGCCAGCCCCCGGCGGTCAAGAAGACGGTGGGCGAGGTGTGGCGCGACATCCAGAGCGCCGGGGGCGGAGGCCGCCAGCCCTCCATGGGCGAGATGACGCTCGAGGACTTCCTCTCCCGCGCCGGcgtcgccgtcgacgccgcccCCCATTGGATGCACCAGTACCCGCCGCAGCAGCAGTACGCGCTGCCGCGGCCCCTGCCGCTCGGCGCCGCCGCCCCCGGCCCGGCCGCCGCGTACTGCGACCGCCCGGTGGGGGTTTTCCTCTCGCACTCGCACTCGCACTCGCAGGTGGCCGGCCGGaagcgcggcgcggcggcggctggggaCGGGGACGGCGTCGTGGAGAGGACGGTGGAGCGGCGGCAGAAGCGCATGATCAAGAACCGCGAGTCCGCGGCGAGGTCCCGGGCCAGGAAGCAG GCGTACACCAACGAGCTGGAGAACAAGATCGCCCggctggaggaggagaacgagcgTCTCAGGAAGCTCAAG ATGCTGGAACCACTGGAGCCACCACCGGAGCAGGACGAGCGGCTGCCATTGCCGCAACCGGAGAGGAAGCAGCAgctacaccaccaccacctccggcgAACGAATTCTGCCAGTTTCTGA